The DNA sequence GCATTGGTTGTACTCAGCTGTTGTTGCATAGCTCTCATGGTGAATGGGACAACATGGAAGGGGATGGGCGGGGCTATTGGACGACGACATGATGAGgcgtgggtggtggtggtggtggatggGGTTGCCATGGAGATGAGGGTAGAACATGCGAGGTCTCCCCAGTGCGGCACCCCCGGTGGAGGAGACTTGTCGTAAGGGAAGGGAGATGGAAGTGAAGTAGGGTGGGGGGGCGGGAGGGCGGGGGGGTACTACCTGTTGCTGTTGGACATGGCATACTGAGCCTGCTTCTGTTGGAGGAGCTCCGTGATGGCCAGCAGCTTTTTTAACACATGCTGAcacgaaagaaagaaagtgacaCCAGTTAGCATCCAGTAAATCAGTGTCTTCCTGACTACATTTCTCACAGCATATACGTTCATTTCAGTATataacgtataaaaacgttttattttaaatattgccgtggtcccaaaaacgtatttatatgtttttttttaatgctagagcttacggaaggctttgaagcagcctctgacctgaagaggtcgcttaaaggaatggcagttattacaaaaaaaaggctagcatgtggcagcagagtataagagatcaaccagggccatgttgcaacgagCGCTTttccactgttttcaacaggtttgtgaataaagatgaaacttagctatattctaatgttaactgctggaaaacggaaacagaaatacaaagtttttcctgatgaaatggtaggttccatgtttttatagcaatagaacacaatattctgttgaccaggcaaaatccagtaaaacagccgggagcaaagggggttgcttcagtgaaaatggctgggagtgaatgagatacttaaaaccctaattaaTCAAATCCAAATTGACATCACAATGAAGTAGAATGCAGTTTTCAAATTGCAAACACTAAAATTTTGGAAGATGCATAATTTGCCGGCAATGCGCTAAAAgctgtcacaatttttttataaccCAAATCTATATATACACTACCGATCAGTTATTTTTTGCACATGACTGAAAATCTattctaaagtgttgaaaaccACTTTCTTtgacaatgttaatggttggaCAAACGTGACATTTTgtgggtctcctgaaaagtgacggtTTTGGAGAGTGTTGTTGGAAAACCGACGACCGTCTCTCACCTGCTGAGCTCCCCTCTCATTACTGAGCGTCCGAAGCTCGTCTGAGTGCGCGGCGCACAGCTCGTGCAATGCAGCCAGGTCACGGGACATATCTGTCCTAAAGTGCTCTGTGGTTTCAGGAAGATCGCGAACATTCTGCAAACAAAGTCCAAATGCAACTTATGAAGAGTCCAATTGTTTATGTGTGCTATCGCCCGCTAATGAGAGATATTCCACTGTAGTTTCAAGAATTCGAAACTTCCTATGGACATTTACCAGAAACTCTTTGTGTGCAACCCTAGCCTTGACATTGATGACACAAATGGTACTCACCCCCAACTCATCCAGAAACATGATCATCCTATGCTTATTGTTTTTGATAAAAGGATTCACGCCCTCCATATAAGGCTCctgtgtgaagaaaaaaaaaaaaaagaaaaagacacaaTGTCAAGACGATCACAAAATCACATTCCAGGAAAAGACGTCTCATACCTTAGCACCGAATTCTACCAGGTTGGCAAGATTCTGAACCGACTTTGCCACCAGTGTGAGGGTCCTGCCGGCTGTCGAAGATGGCGGGTCTGCAAGAGGATACGTTTGATATTGAtcagcattttgacaagaaTTTGTTGGGGTTACAATAAAATTTCATTGAGCGGCACTTTGGATGGCAGCTCACCAGCAATGATGTTGAACATTCTCGGATTGAGGATTGCAGGACCGATGAGTCTTAGAAAGACGAACCCGCTGGAAGACGAAAAAAATGGGATAAGGACATACATTAATTAAAAGCAAAacgaaatgaaaaatatttgtcaattCTTCATTTTTCCACCAATCAATGAAGTGAGATAAGGTTAGTGCCTCTATCAGATTGACAgtattctttcttttcttttcagttcagcGAGGCAAGAAAGCAGCAAAGAAGCTTACTTTCAAATGTTCATCAGCGATAACAACAAATAAGAaagcatttaactctttgactgccagacgttttcagaaaagggatgccgtgggtgccagccgatttaagcattttgactgatctttcaaggtccacagaaaattatgtgtttggactatggaaacacacatactaccaaatgaaagattggactctcatctttcatcagaaaaaaaaaagtttgtttctaccttattccgtttttcagtaatcaacaatagaaaatggttagtttcacctctgttttgaaacaaacgtcttttaacgtctttggcactcctccataggattttactaaacgttattttaacgtttttggcagtcaaagagttaagtatgtttttgtgtttaccTCACAACTCGGGTCCTCATGGTGGTATTAGCCGGCCATTTCTGCTGCACGGATTTTTGCAAACAGCCATAAATGAATCTTAGCGTCCTggaacaataacaacaacagctTCTTGATTGGACTCCCATTGGGACATTGCCATGAAAATGGTTGTGCTTTATAAAGACATTTGTGTGCTTACGGCGGTAGGATCTCAGCAGCCATGAAGATCTTTTCCACCAGTTCTGACAGGATATTGAGGAGGTGAGCCAGGTTGAGGTTGACATCCTCATTCTTTTCCAGTTTGGAGGGGTTCAACTTGAAAACAGACGGAAACCATGAAATTGTCATGGCATGCTACAGAAACGGCAACAAATCTAGAAATTGCTTTTGTATACGCGTAGCTTGTAAAATGAACGTGTGTGGATGGAGGCATTTCAGTACAAAGTTAATTTGACAAAATTGGacatactgattttttttgcaattatttcAGTAGTCTTTCTAAAGTGAATATTCTTTCTaagtaacagggatgtgatttgaccaaagtgaaattatctgaaaatttagccaggggtctgggggtcgctggcacccagctaggtccagggcagtgccctggtggggggacaaggggggcttcccggagctcatgggttttccgtgtttttaagtactttcaatgcactcacatgacaaagaaatagacaaaacaacagcataaattttcaatgtatattgaactatcccatataaaatggcagttttagtcgattcaaaatcagtcacattcaaaaacattggactgcctttgcttttaaaaactatcactgagaatatcatcatatctaactaatgtgattactaagttaacacataaataatgttgaagagttcaaatttcatgagcaaataattgtatcatgaccaaatgaaaagtaactcatattagagcataccacaaatgtctttgttatagcagaagatgttatctgtcggagtcatgtgcatacacaatcaactactaaaaaaaaaaaaaaaaaaaaaaaacgatttttttggagggggggggggggggggggaataaaaaaaaagcggaattccgcgaattagcggacaaatcacatccctgaagtaAGACTTGGAAATaagttgaaaaaatatatataatgttaaGGTTATATACTCTCCGGTGACTTCATTAGGTATGCGTGGCACAAGCTAATTAGAGCAGcaacattgtgaaaaaaaaaaaagacactaatGCTCAGTTCACTGAAACAACCAGAGTTCTTCATTtaacatgtttattattgtggtttgtAGTTTacgcaggagaaaaaaaaaaaggagcttaTAAGTAAATAAGGAAATTCGCTGTACCTCACAGGACTGTTTACTCTCCATAATCTTCAGAATGGTGTCCTTCAGAGCATGATGGACGAAGGGCGTAGCCGTGGCCTTCATGTACTGCTCCATCAGTGTGCTGGCCAGAGTGGTCGCCCGGAACAACGTTGTGGCTTCATCTTTCCGCAAGCAGAAAGAGTTTTAGCTCAGAATAAATGATGTGCATTTCTGTGCTCATTTGCTTCAATGCGATATTTAGATTTGCAGTAGGGAGGTGATGATGTGAATGTAAGATCAGAAAGCAACAAATGTTGCGCCTTAAAACAATCTCCTGGTTTATGCCGTTCCTGAGTCTTGACATGCACGCTTTGAGGTTACGAACAGCGCACAATGAGCTCATTTGCAAAGCAGCATGAGAATACATCATGTCGAAAAGTAGCAGctgaacttttttcccccacttttgttagttgttgagtatgaaaacctttttttttttataatattttattttatttttaaataaaagattattaaaaattaagggcgtcaggcgataattttttttaattgtaattaattgcatgacttcaataattaactcacgattactcacaaattttatatctgttctaaatgtacaataattttcttctaggttttcatactgttgttaacaaaagtgaaaaaaaaaaggttcaactaatagaaatagttcaaatgaattttggacgtctatagccgtcaatggcagtggatgagttaacatggaagtcaaccccaaaaaattcttgacaataatatgttctatgcagccccaatagtctaaatacggtaatATGGttgatattgcatttgtgaattATGAGTTAAAAccgcaaaatccagcagttgttATAAatatcagcttcagaaaacaggtgagccgtgattggttgttgcctgagcaactgtgacgtcatcttcagccaacaggaagtggcaaactGTTCGCCCCTTGAAATGGGGCTGGATTTTAcgtcataactcatattccacaaatgcaatattaatcagaatgtcatgtttggactagtgaggtcacatatggcatattattgtcaagaaatgtttatggctGACTtccccctttaactcattcgctgccattgacggctatagacgtcaaaaattcatttgaactatttcaattagtttacattttttccacttttgttaacaagagtatgaaaacctagaattttttttattgtacatttataaaatatataaaacttgtgattaaaaaactattgaaatcatgcgatgtattacaataaaaaaatttaatcgaaTGACgcgattcaaaaaaaaaaaagattactaaaaatgaggggcgtcaggcgattaaatgtttttatcgtaattaatcacatgaattcaatagttaactcacgattaatcacacattttataaatgttctgagtttttgacgtctatagccgtcaatggcagtgattaaTTAGCCTTCAACTGGGTGAGTCTACTCCTTATTTTTGACAATTGGCCATAAATCGGGTCACTCGTATCTGAGTAAAATGAGTTCACAGGCGTGGTCTTGTAAATCAAGATGCCACATGTAATTAGAACCGCACCGCAGTCGCAAAGGTTAGTGACAGACTCTGGCATTTTGCTACGACAACTCTACACACCATTTCCACACTTCCATTTAATTCTCTCACCCTCCATGCTAATCTCTCGGTCGTTGAGAGTCCTGAGAAGAGGCGCCTCGGCCTTTTCGTGTCTGAAGATCCTCAGGAGGAGGCTTGCCAGTAAGGTGCGGTCCTGGCCGCACACGTGGGCCAGAGCGTAGATGACATGGAACTCTTTCTGCAGTATCATCTACGTGAGGACACGCAAACATGCGGTCATTGTGGACGGACGGTGTATGGACCCAGTCGGCGTGAACGGCAGCGGCGCTGACCTCTTTAAACTCGCTGTACTCCTCTTCGGGCATGATCTTCTCCATCGAGTATCGGGCGCGCACACGTAAAGAGCCCGGCTCGATGCCCTTCAGAGGCACGTGGGAGCTGAGAGGGAACCACTCGTCAATCATTTGGCCCTTTTGCAGGCGGCTTAGCTGGCAGCGCATGAATACTAGTggcgggggagggaggggggggaggggtaACATCGAAGgaaagaagaagcaaaacagGAAATGTCAGAAAGATGAGAAAACAACATTTGGTCATAAAACACGCAGATGCACATACAGATGTCACTTTCTTTGCTCTTTTTCGTTTTGTTGCTCAGGCTGATCTCAAATCTGTTGATTTCACTCGAGAGGTCACTAGaaacagacaaaagaaaaaatttggAATTTAGTaagcaagaagaagaaactcCGATGCGAAGCGTATATAAAAGGAGGCTCACTCAAAAATGAACTCCTCCGTGAAGACGGGGTTCGGCCCCTCCCGTGGGTGCGTTTTGGCCACCTGGACGTTGTTCAGGTAGATGTTACAGTAAGGGTTGGTGAAATACTTCACCGGCAGCTTATGGGCCTCCTCCACGTACAGCACCAGGCTGCTCACCTGAAATACAAGCGAGCAGTTCGGGCTTGAAATAGACATAGATTtgcatggatttttttcccccaactaagaaaataaagtcagaTGACCTCATTAGTGCACTTGGTTCCACCTCTTTTTGGAAACCTGTTTATATAACAACCTCCCCAAATTGTATGCACTGAAGATGAGCAAAGACACATAAGCGTCTTCTTTACTGCTgaagaaaaaaacgaaaacgTGACATGCATGCATTTGTGCATACCTGTCGCAACCTTTTGTTGGAGGTGGGCTGAGTTGTCTTCCTTAAGTTACTACAGAACGTTTGAAGGCATTTCATCCAATCCTGGAAAATAACAGAATATTTTAGCACTGCGAGTCCTTGAAAACATGGACGACTTGAGCCTTTTATTACCTGCGCCTGCTCCGGAGCCTCCCCGGCGAAGTAGAAAATGTATTGTTCCTCACTAAAGTGCTGAACAACAATCTGGAAACAGTTTGGCCTGAAAttgagcaataaaaaaaagaagaaaataagaacATTGTATTACCTCATACCTTCTCCAAACAAGCCTCACTAAATCATGCCACGGAATAATATGATAAGGCCTTACCTGCCAAAAAGGCTGTCGTGAACACCGTACACGGAGCACACACTCAGGTCGATCAGACCTTTGGGTTTGGTGGCTCTTTTCTCGCTCTCAAAATAGATGAGCTGGGCATCGTTACCCTCCAGGATAAAGTACAAGTTCTTCCACCGTTTGCCTTTGCCTGGACGCGTTCAAATGAGAGAAAATCAACCACGATAGCGGGGAGATATAATAATGTGTGTGCCGGGAAAAGAATATTTGCGCGACAAACCTTTGTTAAAGAGGATGTAGCCTTTCTTGACAATGTTTTTGTAGAACGCGTCTTTTGGTTTTCGTCTGATTGTGTTGTAAATTTCTCTCCCATCCACCGTGTCCGTGATGACTTGTTCTTGGTGCTAATTGAGGACAAACACAAGGTGCGCTGTTATAACTAGCGATCTGAGATAAATGATGTTAAGATATGCCTTCCGTACTTTTAATCTGTAGAATGCAAAGGTCATGATTTGAAATAATTAAGCATATAGAGAAACGGAgttccatttttattattttaaacattcgAAACCCGTCTACTTACCTGTACTGAAACGGGATCTTTCAAGTTGTAACCCTCCACAATCTGCTCTTTCTTGTAATGGTCGATGATGTCGTCGACACTGCGGAACGAGAACGCAAATGAGACGCACGTTCATAGACGTTTATATGGTGATTGTGAGCATGTGTCAATACAAGACCTGTTATAGTACCGCCCTCCCATCATGTACTGGTTGTTGGGGGTGGGAGAGATCTTAAACCTTTGGATGTTTTCATTGGTGCGAAAAAAGAGGGAGTAGTCGCCAGGTGTGTTGTCTGATGGCCGCACCAGGAAACTGCACACTTGGCCAACTATGAGCATGAGCGGGAGAGAAAGGATGTTTAGTAGTCAAATCCATTTTTATATATTGATTTCAAAACTGCTTACACTgcaaggatttttatttttttttactttagcatgtgaaagtgaaagaaaagTGTTACCCGTCATCAACAGGTTGTAGGCTTCTTGTTTTGTGATCTTTCCATGATACCAACTGTGGAAGATCCAAAGTGAGTAGCATTAGTCAATCCAGCCATAAATGAACAccataaaattttttttttttttaattaattaaaaaaaacacctacaTTTTTCCCTCATGCGGATCCTCTTCCCGACACTAGAAATGCATCAATGGAACGTTGTCAATATGCATCAACTGTCACATTataattgtatgttttgatCAGCCAACGCCACTAagccatttttaataattttagccACATGGTTGTTTGCTGTCCTACTTAATAATGCACGATAAAGCTAATATTTAGAAGAGAACAGaccagtggttaaaaaaaaaaaatatacaactagCCACTGCATTTTAATGTTACATAATATGGTGGTACTTTTGACagctaagtattttttttatatgaaatgaaatataGTGTACTTAAAGTCAATATAGGATCCACTTACCACCTCCTCCACCAGATCCTCCACGATGAGGCCCTGCTCCTCCGTACGAACGTTGGTCACCCACATCCAGCCGTCGTCCAGTTCATTGTGAACGATGAACATGTCTCCCTTCAGGAAGCTGCGGACACATTTGGTAAATATCGTTTCATGTTGTAAGAGGGACTATGTGACATCAAATTGTGCGGGTTGTTATTTTAACTGACTCATCTCCACTAACCAcgacacacacacttcctggcATTTGTGATATTTCCTGAACTAACCAGCAGGGGGCGGGCTTTGGCAACATTTGAGGTTTTGTATGGCTCAGTCATCCATCCCAACTGTATTTCATGTGTTTATGTTACATGTGTGATGAAATGATGAATGCTTACCTGATCTCATCAGTATCTGGCACTTTGGTGTATGGCAGTATGGCCCTTACTCTCCTCCTGTCCTCTACAGGCTAAGCaaagagacacaaaaaaaaaaagacataattaTAATTTTCAACCTTCTGAACGTGACATTTATGTCTTTATATCACATTTACTCCATAACCATTATGTAAATTACTTAAATTGTTCTACTGAATGTCAAGTGTCTGAATGCAGTGCATCTTAAATGATCTTTGACGATATTCTTGTATAATGTGAACAATATTTCATAGTCTGACCTCCGGAGGGGCAACAGGCCACTGCAGCTTTTCTCCTTTGAGCAGGCAAGACACGTAGCTGTAGTAACCAATTAGGTCTGATAAGGAAGAGAACCGCCTCCCCCCTATGTAATAGTCCCCGCACATGGCAATTATCC is a window from the Vanacampus margaritifer isolate UIUO_Vmar chromosome 3, RoL_Vmar_1.0, whole genome shotgun sequence genome containing:
- the rasa1a gene encoding ras GTPase-activating protein 1 isoform X1, with translation MAAEVSSEETGSVTTGTGGGGPETAPFPCYPRSTRARAADLEPAPTLRQHSNTSPDSLPDPSMIYPVSSGDTSGSALSTTGSGGGGHSVFQGSSSGNVGGMCGSPTSEAPACRISPTSSVPDGVTDFPPLPPPLPPPPGCGGTMDESDLQDGPEYEEEEVVFPLSAPPTNQWYHGKLDRTIAEERLRQARTHGSYLIRESDRRPGSFVLSFLSMTNVVNHFRIIAMCGDYYIGGRRFSSLSDLIGYYSYVSCLLKGEKLQWPVAPPEPVEDRRRVRAILPYTKVPDTDEISFLKGDMFIVHNELDDGWMWVTNVRTEEQGLIVEDLVEEVCREEDPHEGKIWYHGKITKQEAYNLLMTVGQVCSFLVRPSDNTPGDYSLFFRTNENIQRFKISPTPNNQYMMGGRYYNSVDDIIDHYKKEQIVEGYNLKDPVSVQHQEQVITDTVDGREIYNTIRRKPKDAFYKNIVKKGYILFNKGKGKRWKNLYFILEGNDAQLIYFESEKRATKPKGLIDLSVCSVYGVHDSLFGRPNCFQIVVQHFSEEQYIFYFAGEAPEQAQDWMKCLQTFCSNLRKTTQPTSNKRLRQVSSLVLYVEEAHKLPVKYFTNPYCNIYLNNVQVAKTHPREGPNPVFTEEFIFDDLSSEINRFEISLSNKTKKSKESDILFMRCQLSRLQKGQMIDEWFPLSSHVPLKGIEPGSLRVRARYSMEKIMPEEEYSEFKEMILQKEFHVIYALAHVCGQDRTLLASLLLRIFRHEKAEAPLLRTLNDREISMEDEATTLFRATTLASTLMEQYMKATATPFVHHALKDTILKIMESKQSCELNPSKLEKNEDVNLNLAHLLNILSELVEKIFMAAEILPPTLRFIYGCLQKSVQQKWPANTTMRTRVVSGFVFLRLIGPAILNPRMFNIIADPPSSTAGRTLTLVAKSVQNLANLVEFGAKEPYMEGVNPFIKNNKHRMIMFLDELGNVRDLPETTEHFRTDMSRDLAALHELCAAHSDELRTLSNERGAQQHVLKKLLAITELLQQKQAQYAMSNSNRTECTIMSLAAAIQVM
- the rasa1a gene encoding ras GTPase-activating protein 1 isoform X2 — protein: MQQRANSAWYHGKLDRTIAEERLRQARTHGSYLIRESDRRPGSFVLSFLSMTNVVNHFRIIAMCGDYYIGGRRFSSLSDLIGYYSYVSCLLKGEKLQWPVAPPEPVEDRRRVRAILPYTKVPDTDEISFLKGDMFIVHNELDDGWMWVTNVRTEEQGLIVEDLVEEVCREEDPHEGKIWYHGKITKQEAYNLLMTVGQVCSFLVRPSDNTPGDYSLFFRTNENIQRFKISPTPNNQYMMGGRYYNSVDDIIDHYKKEQIVEGYNLKDPVSVQHQEQVITDTVDGREIYNTIRRKPKDAFYKNIVKKGYILFNKGKGKRWKNLYFILEGNDAQLIYFESEKRATKPKGLIDLSVCSVYGVHDSLFGRPNCFQIVVQHFSEEQYIFYFAGEAPEQAQDWMKCLQTFCSNLRKTTQPTSNKRLRQVSSLVLYVEEAHKLPVKYFTNPYCNIYLNNVQVAKTHPREGPNPVFTEEFIFDDLSSEINRFEISLSNKTKKSKESDILFMRCQLSRLQKGQMIDEWFPLSSHVPLKGIEPGSLRVRARYSMEKIMPEEEYSEFKEMILQKEFHVIYALAHVCGQDRTLLASLLLRIFRHEKAEAPLLRTLNDREISMEDEATTLFRATTLASTLMEQYMKATATPFVHHALKDTILKIMESKQSCELNPSKLEKNEDVNLNLAHLLNILSELVEKIFMAAEILPPTLRFIYGCLQKSVQQKWPANTTMRTRVVSGFVFLRLIGPAILNPRMFNIIADPPSSTAGRTLTLVAKSVQNLANLVEFGAKEPYMEGVNPFIKNNKHRMIMFLDELGNVRDLPETTEHFRTDMSRDLAALHELCAAHSDELRTLSNERGAQQHVLKKLLAITELLQQKQAQYAMSNSNRTECTIMSLAAAIQVM